A single Defluviitalea saccharophila DNA region contains:
- a CDS encoding type IV pilus twitching motility protein PilT, with protein MDIDKLLAFGSQAKASDIHITVGIPPVFRINGKLKSVDMPKLTPKDTEDIVMQLLKDENKKEAFLRDGEADFSYGVPSIGRFRVNVYRQRGTCAAALRAVAINIPTLEELRMPTVISELARNTRGLVLVTGPTGSGKSTTLAAMIDQINRERACHILTLEDPIEYLHKHNKSIVNQREIGPDTKSYGAALRSALREDPDVILVGEMRDLETISIAITAAETGHFVLSTLHTIGAAQTVDRIIDVFPPHQQEQIRIQLSNVLKGVISQQLLKLKDGNGRTAATEIMVTTSAISNLIREGKSHQIHSMIQTGSKHGMHTMDMSLASLYKRGMIELQDAISYAQDQESIKRLLGMP; from the coding sequence ATGGATATTGATAAATTATTAGCTTTCGGATCACAAGCCAAGGCGTCAGATATACATATCACCGTAGGAATACCGCCGGTTTTTAGAATTAATGGCAAATTAAAATCAGTGGACATGCCCAAATTAACCCCAAAAGATACTGAGGATATAGTAATGCAGTTATTAAAGGATGAAAACAAAAAAGAAGCTTTCTTAAGAGACGGAGAAGCGGACTTTTCCTATGGAGTGCCATCCATTGGACGCTTTAGGGTTAATGTTTACAGACAAAGGGGTACTTGTGCTGCTGCCTTAAGAGCTGTGGCGATTAATATTCCCACTCTGGAAGAGTTGAGAATGCCTACAGTTATTAGCGAATTGGCAAGAAACACAAGGGGACTGGTACTTGTAACTGGTCCTACAGGAAGCGGGAAATCCACTACTCTTGCGGCAATGATCGATCAGATTAATCGTGAAAGGGCTTGCCATATCCTTACCTTAGAAGACCCCATAGAATATCTTCACAAACATAATAAAAGTATTGTAAATCAAAGAGAAATCGGACCGGATACTAAATCCTACGGAGCTGCCCTTAGGTCGGCACTTCGTGAAGATCCTGACGTTATACTGGTTGGAGAAATGCGAGACTTAGAAACCATATCCATTGCCATTACTGCTGCTGAAACGGGACATTTTGTTTTGTCCACCCTTCATACCATAGGTGCAGCGCAAACCGTGGATAGAATCATCGACGTGTTTCCGCCTCACCAACAGGAGCAAATTAGAATTCAGCTCTCCAATGTGTTAAAAGGCGTTATTTCTCAGCAGCTATTAAAGTTAAAGGATGGAAATGGAAGAACGGCGGCTACGGAAATTATGGTAACGACTTCTGCCATATCCAATCTTATTCGTGAGGGCAAAAGTCACCAAATTCATTCCATGATTCAGACAGGAAGTAAACATGGAATGCATACTATGGATATGAGTCTTGCCAGTCTTTATAAACGAGGAATGATTGAACTTCAAGATGCCATAAGTTATGCTCAGGATCAAGAAAGCATCAAAAGGCTTTTAGGAATGCCGTAA